A single region of the Bicyclus anynana chromosome 16, ilBicAnyn1.1, whole genome shotgun sequence genome encodes:
- the LOC112056548 gene encoding probable methylmalonate-semialdehyde dehydrogenase [acylating], mitochondrial has translation MASAMLKLFKSESHLLLRRHYSSSAPTTKLYIDGQYLESKTSNWIELTNPATNEVIGRVPETTQEELNSALEAAKNSYKSWSQSTIMTRQQLMFKFARLLRENQSKLAAKITEEQGKTIADAEGDVLRGIQSVEHCCSITSLQLGDCIQNIAKDMDTHSYKVPLGVVGGVAAFNFPVMIPLWMFPPAVVTGNTCIIKPSEQDPGATLMMMELLQEAGAPPGLVNVVHGTHDTVNFLCDNPDIKAVSFVGGDAAGKHIYTRASAAGKRVQSNMGAKNHGVIMPDANKEHTLNQLAGAAFGAAGQRCMALSTAVFVGEAKDWIPDLVQRAQALKVNAGHVPGTDVGPVISVRAKERILKLVESGIKEGAKIVLDGRNVKVQGFEKGNFVGPTILTDVKPNMECYKEEIFGPVLICLFVDTLDDAIQLINSNPYGNGTAVFTTNGATARKFASEIDVGQVGVNVPIPVPLSMFSFTGTRGSFLGTNHFCGKQGIDFFTELKTVVSFWRQSDVSHTKAAVSMPTQQ, from the exons ATGGCGTCGGCGATGCTAAAGCTTTTTAAATCAGAA tcTCATCTACTACTTCGTAGACACTACAGCAGCTCAGCTCCAACCACAAAACTATACATTGACGGACAATACCTTGAATCAAAAACAAGTAACTGGATTGAACTAACTAATCCTGCTACAAATGAAGTTATTGGCAG GGTACCGGAGACAACACAAGAAGAATTAAATTCAGCGTTAGAAGCAGCAAAGAATTCATACAAATCATGGAGCCAGAGCACTATTATGACGCGGCAACAACTAATGttcaa ATTCGCTCGCCTATTAAGAGAAAATCAAAGCAAATTGGCAGCGAAAATAACAGAAGAACAGGGAAAAACAATTGCCGACGCAGAGGGCGATGTACTTAGAGGCATTC aGTCAGTTGAACATTGCTGCAGCATCACTTCTTTGCAATTGGGAGACTGCATACAAAATATCGCTAAAGATATGGACACGCACAGCTATAAAGTTCCCCTAGGAGTTGTTGGAG GTGTAGCAGCATTCAATTTCCCGGTGATGATCCCGCTGTGGATGTTCCCACCTGCAGTGGTGACGGGCAACACCTGCATCATCAAGCCCTCGGAGCAGGACCCCGGAGCCACCCTCATGATGATGGAACTGCTGCAGGAAGCCGGTGCACCTCCCGGACTTGTTAAC GTAGTGCATGGAACACACGATACAGTGAACTTCTTGTGCGACAATCCTGACATCAAAGCGGTTTCCTTCGTCGGTGGGGACGCGGCCGGGAAGCATATCTACACGAGGGCATCTGCTGcag GAAAAAGGGTACAAAGCAACATGGGTGCCAAAAACCATGGAGTGATAATGCCCGATGCGAACAAAGAACACACCCTCAACCAGTTGGCTGGCGCAGCTTTTGGCGCGGCCGGGCAGAGGTGCATGGCTCTCAGTACTGCTGTGTTTGTGG GCGAAGCAAAGGATTGGATCCCCGACTTAGTGCAGCGAGCTCAAGCGCTCAAAGTGAACGCCGGTCACGTACCCGGCACTGATGTCGGTCCAGTCATCTCTGTCAGGGCTAAGGAGAGGATCCTCAAGCTTGTTGAATCAG GTATCAAAGAGGGCGCCAAAATAGTTCTAGACGGCCGAAACGTTAAGGTACAAGGTTTCGAAAAGGGTAACTTCGTCGGACCCACCATCTTGACTGACGTCAAACCGAACATGGAGTGCTACAAGGAAGAAATCTTCGGCCCAGTGTTAATTTGTCTATTTGTCGACACTTTGGATGATGCCATACAATTAATCAACTCCAACCCATACGGAAACGGTACAGCTGTGTTCACTACGAATGGTGCTACAGCGAGGAAGTTTGCCTCAGAAATTGATGTTGGTCAAGTCGGAGTCAATGTACCTATTCCTGTACCACTGTCTATGTTCTCCTTTACGGGTACTCGAGGCAGCTTTTTGGGCACAAATCATTTCTGTGGTAAACAGGGAATCGATTTCTTCACAGAACTGAAGACTGTTGTATCTTTTTGGAGGCAGAGTGACGTATCTCACACGAAAGCTGCTGTGTCTATGCCCACTCAACAGTAA